DNA sequence from the Glycine soja cultivar W05 chromosome 18, ASM419377v2, whole genome shotgun sequence genome:
TGTTGATCTTACCATCTTTTGGCATCTGGTCCAAGGTTATCTTCATCTCCTCCAGAATAACTGGTTTGCGATGTTTGCTCAAAATTTTCCTCTCCAACAGAAGCAGAAGAATCTTCTTGTATGGAGAAATGATCCATTTGTGGATTTCCTAGGGTCACCACTGATTGATCAGATATCCCTGAATTTGTGCACGATGAAGAAGGTTGATTAATTGATTGAGAGTTTGTTCTTCTAGTAGACTGCAGTTTAGGGTGGTTATGTTGGCCCTTATATACTATTTCAGTGATTTGTCCTTCCAAAGTCTTCTCCACTTTCTTCTTCACTGAGCAATTTGGATGTGTGCACTTGTAATAACTACGAGGATTTTCACTCCCTTTCACTTGTTTCTGTCCATATTTTCTCCAGTTGAACCCATCTTCTGCTCTCTTTTGTTCTCTAACAGACAGAGATGCACTTGTATAGTCAAAATAACCAGACCCTGGAACTGAATTACTTTGTATTTCTGGTTTTCCAGCAGCCATTTCTGAGGAAAATTTCTGAATTGAAGGGTATTCAGATTTTGTTGCTGTCCTCTCAGATGAAAAATCAGACTGCTTTGTAGGTTCATTGAATTTCCACATGTCTTGTTTCTTAAGCGGTTCCTGCTGTCCAAGTAGAACAAACAAGTATTTAGAATACAAATCCAAATAATGACAAGAATAACATGTTTCAAGCCATCAATAAATCAAACCTTGTTTACTATGATTATACATCTTGATTATATCATTACAATGAAGTTTATTGTTTGTCAAAACATAGAAACATACATTGGCATACTTTTTGGGTTAGACTTTTTCAACTTAGAATATGTTAGGCAAGATATGAACCTTGTTTTAACCATTCAAACCGTGCTTAtaccaacaaaattaaaatagaaaaagaagatgaacaaagcagaagtagaaaaagaaaattcaaaggaccattaaaaacaagtaaataagAAACTGACCCCACAAGACATACAAGACAGAAGAAGCTAATAACAGAAACAAGTCCAAATATGTAAATAACAGCAAATAAGAACCGGCCTCCAAGTGTCTTTGTTGATCAAATAATAACCAAAAagacacaaaaaatataattgtttaactcaaatggtgacaaaaaaaaaaaaacagtgctCACTCACCACTTGAAACATGTTTAAGGAAGATTGAATTTGGCTTTGGAAAGAGAAGTCAGAGTAGTTTTTCTCATCCTCCTTGCCACGCTGTTGTTCTTCACCTGAACCGTTCCTCCAGTTGAAGCTCTGGCCAACCAAGGCCTCAGTAGTAGGAGAAGCAAAAATCTAAAACCACACACACAagaacaaagaaattaaaacccGACAATTAGTAATGCCCCAAACATGCACACTTGTCAATATGCATGAGAGTTTGTAACTTACATTTGGAGAAGGAAAAAACAAAGGTGAGTTCAACAACTCAGAAGGGCTGAAAGCAGATGAAAAGTTCAAGTAAGAAGAAGGGGAGAttggagagggagagaggggtaGTGAGGGAGGTTGAACAGACTTGAATTTAAGAACATCAAGTCCAACttgatgattttgatgatgattaTTATGACTAAGTTCAGAAGTTTCCCAGTTACTATGATCTCCCATGGTAATGTTACTAGTAATATTGTTCTTTATTATTGATGGAAAGGTGAGTGAAACTGTGAAAGATCAAAGATATGTGTCCTATTGAAATTCGGGTGGCAATGAAGAAAAGCTTGCTTtggatttgaatttattttggaAAAGTGGTATATGACATGATATAAGGAGAGGAGACAAGACTCAATATAGTCATATAGAGGAGAGAGTGACAGACAGACAGAAAATTGATGCACGATTTTATGGCAAAAGCTAGTGATAACCAGCAAAAAAGTCTTGGAAGCTGCTTCTAGGAAGCTGAGGATATGTTTGACTGTGGAAAACTGAATTGGGTCAAGACTTGTGGGTTTGACTGGGTTGCCTCACAGCCTGCCATTTAATACCCTTCTTACATTATTAAGATGTAGGATGTAGGATTCAATATTTCTCTAGTATATTTATCATATACTTAGTTTTGtggttttaatatttataaaaaaactggtTTGAATTTCCATCTAAAttatgttttacatttttaaattttgtttttttagttcttataaaattGTACTTTTCATATAAGTCTCTTTTATACTACTATTAAAAACATTCATTTTAGACTTTAGTTATTTAAGGAACAATTAAAAAACTGTTTtagaaaagaaattattatataatcttACATCATCACCTATTTATAATTTAGTCAATCTTTATGTGATACCTaatctattttgaatttaagagaaaaagttaagaaaaattgatttatgtattaTATGAAGATTCTTGAA
Encoded proteins:
- the LOC114396609 gene encoding probable WRKY transcription factor 33 isoform X1, which codes for MGDHSNWETSELSHNNHHQNHQVGLDVLKFKSVQPPSLPLSPSPISPSSYLNFSSAFSPSELLNSPLFFPSPNIFASPTTEALVGQSFNWRNGSGEEQQRGKEDEKNYSDFSFQSQIQSSLNMFQVQEPLKKQDMWKFNEPTKQSDFSSERTATKSEYPSIQKFSSEMAAGKPEIQSNSVPGSGYFDYTSASLSVREQKRAEDGFNWRKYGQKQVKGSENPRSYYKCTHPNCSVKKKVEKTLEGQITEIVYKGQHNHPKLQSTRRTNSQSINQPSSSCTNSGISDQSVVTLGNPQMDHFSIQEDSSASVGEENFEQTSQTSYSGGDEDNLGPDAKRWKEDNKNDGYSVSGSRTVREPRVVVQTTSEIDILDDGFRWRKYGQKVVKGNPNARSYYKCTAPGCSVRKHVERAAHDIKAVITTYEGKHNHDVPAARGSGNYYMNRNSLNSSIPAPIRPSAVNCYSNSSSFTNSLYNNTRHPATGNQESCSLDKFKNPGSFGYSALNRSMSSHTDHAQYTDAAHSKAKDERKDDSFLQSFLSKDY
- the LOC114396609 gene encoding probable WRKY transcription factor 33 isoform X2, encoding MGDHSNWETSELSHNNHHQNHQVGLDVLKFKSVQPPSLPLSPSPISPSSYLNFSSAFSPSELLNSPLFFPSPNIFASPTTEALVGQSFNWRNGSGEEQQRGKEDEKNYSDFSFQSQIQSSLNMFQVEPLKKQDMWKFNEPTKQSDFSSERTATKSEYPSIQKFSSEMAAGKPEIQSNSVPGSGYFDYTSASLSVREQKRAEDGFNWRKYGQKQVKGSENPRSYYKCTHPNCSVKKKVEKTLEGQITEIVYKGQHNHPKLQSTRRTNSQSINQPSSSCTNSGISDQSVVTLGNPQMDHFSIQEDSSASVGEENFEQTSQTSYSGGDEDNLGPDAKRWKEDNKNDGYSVSGSRTVREPRVVVQTTSEIDILDDGFRWRKYGQKVVKGNPNARSYYKCTAPGCSVRKHVERAAHDIKAVITTYEGKHNHDVPAARGSGNYYMNRNSLNSSIPAPIRPSAVNCYSNSSSFTNSLYNNTRHPATGNQESCSLDKFKNPGSFGYSALNRSMSSHTDHAQYTDAAHSKAKDERKDDSFLQSFLSKDY